A part of Gemmatimonas groenlandica genomic DNA contains:
- a CDS encoding hemolysin family protein produces the protein MSVVAWGLATGGAVVAALAAVADGALLSEPPLSSIPVERSTLAPPAPVVPRPVPSRERTHRALAFARVLGHLAAGSGIAVGLDLSGRATLSTVALLFGLGLVVVLAAETTARVVGDALGEDAEDRLAWFSNGAEKLFAPVVRLGNWVDAAFAEVVSDAEATIERREEAAAQFREVITSEADVSRDERDLLLGVFEFGETTVEEVMVPRVDIVGIEQETAWSEMLDRVRSAQHSRVPVFEDTIDEIVGILYVKDLLPSVLADEEPDGGWQTLLRPPAFIPPSKRIADLLREFRVAGRHIAVVADEYGGTAGLVTIEDVLEELVGEIRDEYDQEERQVESEDGVRFWVSGRLTLDDLSEALSHDFRRDDVSTVGGLVLELLGRVPRAGETLAVGPFKVIVERVVRRKIERVYLERVHPLDTSVGES, from the coding sequence ATGAGTGTAGTCGCGTGGGGGCTGGCGACAGGCGGTGCCGTCGTTGCCGCACTCGCCGCCGTCGCCGATGGTGCGCTGCTCTCCGAGCCGCCGCTATCGTCGATCCCGGTCGAGCGTTCCACGCTCGCACCCCCGGCTCCGGTGGTGCCGCGACCTGTGCCCTCTCGCGAACGAACCCACCGCGCACTGGCGTTCGCGCGGGTGCTCGGACATCTCGCGGCCGGATCCGGTATCGCGGTGGGCCTCGACCTGTCAGGCCGCGCCACGCTGTCCACCGTCGCCTTGCTGTTCGGCTTGGGCTTGGTCGTGGTGCTTGCCGCCGAAACCACGGCGCGCGTGGTCGGCGATGCCCTCGGCGAAGATGCCGAAGATCGCCTTGCCTGGTTTTCCAACGGAGCGGAGAAGCTGTTCGCGCCGGTTGTGCGCCTGGGTAATTGGGTCGATGCCGCGTTCGCCGAGGTGGTCTCCGACGCCGAGGCCACGATCGAGCGCCGGGAGGAAGCGGCGGCCCAGTTCCGTGAAGTGATCACAAGCGAAGCGGACGTCTCGCGTGACGAGCGCGACCTGCTGCTTGGCGTCTTCGAGTTCGGCGAGACCACCGTCGAAGAAGTGATGGTGCCGCGCGTGGACATCGTCGGGATCGAGCAGGAAACGGCGTGGTCGGAGATGCTCGACCGCGTACGCAGCGCACAGCATTCGCGCGTGCCGGTGTTCGAGGACACGATCGATGAGATCGTCGGCATCCTCTACGTGAAGGATCTGCTGCCCTCGGTTCTGGCCGACGAGGAGCCGGACGGTGGATGGCAGACGCTGCTGCGTCCGCCCGCGTTCATTCCGCCGTCGAAGCGCATCGCGGATCTCCTCCGCGAGTTCCGCGTCGCCGGTCGGCACATCGCGGTAGTGGCGGACGAATACGGCGGCACCGCGGGACTGGTGACGATCGAGGATGTGCTCGAGGAGCTGGTCGGCGAGATCCGCGATGAGTACGACCAAGAGGAGCGGCAGGTCGAAAGTGAAGATGGGGTGCGCTTCTGGGTTTCGGGCCGCCTCACACTCGATGACTTGTCGGAAGCCCTGTCGCACGACTTCCGGCGCGATGACGTGTCGACCGTCGGCGGGCTGGTGCTCGAACTACTGGGCCGCGTGCCCCGCGCCGGCGAGACACTGGCGGTCGGCCCGTTCAAGGTGATCGTCGAGCGCGTCGTGCGCCGCAAGATCGAGCGGGTCTACCTCGAGCGTGTACATCCGCTCGACACCAGCGTGGGAGAGAGCTGA
- a CDS encoding CBS domain-containing protein: protein MPLLLTLLSVALVATLTLAATAVRAVSRLWLRHWIERRHGGTGAMARYLERPARLLHAAATASMLTVFATGSMIAMADGLRAWEFLVDVLLYLTLLVLVGQLLPRAVGRRWAPQLVPVLVPLLRLVDLLLTPFHVVADLVRRLMTSGPASATDDDAREGLEELLRDGAFDDISTTEEMAIISGVVQFGDKVVHDVMSTRATIFALPDGLPAAELASRVAQAGYSRVPIYRDTPDQIIGMVHVFDVFVRSGETLPPIRPVTVTTSTKSAKELLFELLRSRRQLAIVQDDATVVGLVTLEDLLEELVGDIRDEHDDE from the coding sequence ATGCCACTCCTCCTCACGCTGCTCTCGGTCGCGCTCGTGGCGACCCTCACGCTCGCCGCCACGGCGGTACGCGCCGTGAGTCGCCTGTGGTTGCGACATTGGATCGAGCGACGTCACGGCGGCACAGGCGCGATGGCGCGTTACCTCGAGCGTCCGGCTCGCCTGCTTCACGCCGCCGCTACGGCGAGCATGCTGACCGTATTCGCGACCGGTTCCATGATCGCCATGGCCGACGGACTTCGCGCGTGGGAGTTTCTGGTCGACGTCCTGCTGTATCTCACGTTGTTGGTGCTTGTGGGGCAGCTGCTGCCGCGCGCCGTGGGTCGTCGCTGGGCACCGCAACTCGTGCCGGTCCTCGTGCCACTGCTGCGCCTCGTCGATCTTCTCCTGACACCGTTTCACGTTGTCGCCGACCTCGTACGCCGCCTGATGACGTCGGGGCCTGCGTCGGCCACCGACGACGATGCGCGCGAAGGGCTCGAGGAGCTGCTGCGCGATGGCGCGTTCGACGACATCAGCACGACCGAGGAGATGGCAATCATTTCCGGCGTGGTGCAGTTCGGTGACAAAGTCGTGCACGACGTCATGTCGACGCGCGCCACCATCTTCGCGTTGCCCGATGGATTGCCGGCGGCGGAGTTGGCGTCGCGCGTCGCGCAGGCCGGCTACAGTCGCGTGCCGATCTATCGCGACACGCCCGATCAGATCATCGGGATGGTGCATGTGTTCGACGTGTTCGTACGCAGTGGTGAGACGTTACCACCCATTCGTCCGGTCACCGTCACCACGTCCACGAAGTCCGCAAAAGAATTGCTGTTCGAGCTGCTGCGTTCGCGGCGACAGTTGGCGATCGTGCAGGATGACGCAACGGTCGTCGGGCTGGTGACGCTCGAAGATCTGCTCGAGGAGTTGGTAGGCGACATCCGCGATGAACACGACGACGAGTGA
- the meaB gene encoding methylmalonyl Co-A mutase-associated GTPase MeaB: MARLMDQFRAGKPAALARAVSIVENHRPGFEQILAVVHPTLGRARRIGITGPPGAGKSTLTTRLARRYRNAGWRVGIVAVDPTSPFTGGALLGDRIRMEEVALDPGVFIRSMATRGSLGGLATATREVCDVLDGFGMDVILLETVGVGQSELDISRAADTTLVVLVPESGDSIQTLKAGVMEIADVFAVNKADRPGADRLRNDIELMLGLRAGASMQNVPAHHGVDLRNLPDRDALRDAMNPARAARAAASAEQPEQWTPPVLRVIAAQNEGVDEVVDALDRHVRYLESSGELRSRRRARLRERVMEVVEQQLRRRLWQDQDTLTWVDERLDALEAGTQVPFAVADALRARSAALLTGAEYAPLQDG, from the coding sequence ATGGCTCGACTGATGGACCAGTTTCGTGCAGGGAAGCCCGCGGCGCTCGCGCGTGCGGTCAGCATTGTGGAGAATCATCGTCCGGGCTTTGAGCAGATTCTCGCCGTCGTGCATCCCACGCTTGGTCGCGCGCGTCGCATCGGCATCACCGGCCCGCCGGGCGCGGGCAAGAGCACGCTCACCACGCGCCTCGCCCGACGCTATCGCAACGCGGGATGGCGCGTCGGCATCGTGGCGGTCGATCCCACGTCGCCGTTCACCGGTGGTGCGCTGCTGGGTGATCGCATCCGGATGGAGGAAGTCGCGCTCGACCCGGGCGTGTTCATTCGCTCCATGGCCACGCGCGGATCGCTGGGCGGATTGGCCACGGCGACGCGCGAAGTGTGCGACGTGCTCGACGGCTTCGGTATGGATGTGATTCTGCTCGAGACCGTGGGGGTGGGACAGAGCGAGCTGGATATCTCCAGAGCCGCCGACACCACGCTCGTGGTGCTCGTTCCGGAGTCGGGCGACTCCATCCAGACGCTCAAGGCCGGTGTGATGGAAATCGCCGACGTCTTCGCCGTCAACAAGGCGGATCGCCCCGGGGCGGATCGCCTGCGCAACGACATCGAACTGATGCTCGGCCTGCGGGCCGGCGCGTCGATGCAGAACGTTCCGGCCCACCATGGCGTAGATCTTCGGAACCTGCCGGACCGGGACGCCCTCCGGGACGCCATGAATCCGGCGCGCGCCGCTCGGGCCGCAGCCAGTGCCGAACAGCCGGAGCAGTGGACCCCGCCCGTGCTGCGCGTCATCGCCGCCCAGAACGAGGGGGTCGATGAGGTCGTCGACGCCCTCGATCGACACGTGCGCTATCTTGAGAGCAGCGGAGAGCTCCGGTCCCGTCGACGGGCTCGCCTGCGTGAGCGCGTCATGGAAGTGGTGGAACAGCAGCTCCGTCGGCGATTGTGGCAGGATCAGGACACCCTCACGTGGGTGGATGAACGACTCGATGCGCTCGAGGCTGGCACGCAGGTTCCGTTTGCGGTCGCCGATGCCCTCCGGGCCCGCAGTGCAGCACTTCTCACCGGCGCCGAATACGCGCCGCTTCAGGATGGATGA
- a CDS encoding methylmalonyl-CoA mutase family protein, whose amino-acid sequence MTTIQELEDVVRQQQEELEGLRREVGQWRQQYDTGRKRDIAFTNSADEVPPLYTALDLEDTAGSAFELPGQWPFTRGIHPTGYRGKLWTMRQFAGFGTARETNQRYKFLLSQGQTGLSVAFDFPTLMGYDADHSRSEGEVGKCGVSISSMADMETLFEGIPLDKVSTSMTINGPAIILLCFYIAAAEKQGVSAEKLQGTVQNDILKEYMAQHAWCFPIEPALRLVVDGFDWCAKHTPNWNTISISGYHIREAGATAAQELAFTLADGFTYVERGVARGLDVDEFAPRLSFFWDIHNDFFEEIAKLRAARRIWARHLKERFGAKNPRSWMMRFHSQTAGVTLTAQQPTNNVVRVAYQALAAVLGGTQSLHTNSMDETLSLPTEEAVQVALRTQQILAYETGVPNVMDPLGGSYYVEALTDQMEQEAEALFAQIDEFGGVVKGLEEGWFQKKIAESASRQQWEIEQRRKLVVGVNEFVTDEPELTIPILRIGEYAETEQRERLAALRASRDNALVTERLDALRNAARGTENVVPRILDCARAYCTLYEIRAALEDVFGAYREPVFF is encoded by the coding sequence ATGACGACCATTCAGGAACTCGAGGATGTAGTCCGCCAGCAGCAGGAAGAGCTCGAGGGATTGCGCCGTGAAGTCGGTCAGTGGCGGCAGCAGTACGACACGGGTCGCAAGCGCGACATCGCGTTCACCAATTCCGCGGACGAAGTGCCGCCGCTGTACACGGCGCTCGACCTCGAGGACACCGCCGGTTCCGCCTTCGAGCTGCCTGGCCAGTGGCCATTCACGCGCGGGATTCATCCCACCGGCTATCGCGGCAAGCTCTGGACGATGCGCCAGTTCGCCGGGTTCGGTACGGCGCGTGAGACCAATCAGCGGTACAAGTTTCTGCTCTCGCAGGGACAGACCGGCTTGTCGGTGGCCTTCGACTTTCCCACGCTGATGGGCTACGACGCCGACCATTCCCGCTCGGAAGGCGAAGTGGGGAAGTGCGGTGTGTCGATCTCCTCGATGGCCGACATGGAGACCCTGTTCGAGGGCATTCCGCTCGACAAGGTGTCGACGTCGATGACCATCAACGGCCCCGCCATCATCTTGCTGTGCTTCTACATCGCCGCGGCCGAGAAGCAGGGTGTCAGTGCGGAGAAGCTGCAGGGCACGGTGCAGAACGACATCCTGAAGGAGTACATGGCGCAGCACGCCTGGTGCTTCCCGATTGAGCCGGCGCTGCGCCTGGTCGTCGATGGCTTCGACTGGTGTGCCAAGCACACGCCGAACTGGAATACGATCTCGATCTCGGGGTACCACATCCGCGAAGCCGGTGCGACGGCGGCGCAGGAACTCGCCTTCACGCTGGCCGACGGCTTCACGTACGTCGAGCGCGGTGTCGCACGTGGACTCGATGTCGATGAATTCGCACCGCGCCTCTCGTTCTTCTGGGACATCCACAACGATTTCTTCGAGGAGATCGCCAAGTTGCGCGCCGCGCGTCGCATCTGGGCACGTCACCTCAAGGAGCGGTTCGGCGCGAAGAATCCCCGCTCGTGGATGATGCGCTTTCATTCGCAGACCGCAGGCGTCACGCTCACCGCGCAACAGCCGACCAACAACGTCGTGCGCGTCGCCTATCAGGCGCTGGCCGCCGTTCTGGGCGGCACGCAGTCGCTGCACACGAACTCGATGGACGAGACGCTGTCGCTGCCGACGGAAGAGGCGGTGCAGGTCGCGTTGCGGACGCAGCAGATTCTCGCGTACGAAACGGGCGTACCGAACGTGATGGATCCGCTCGGCGGGTCGTACTACGTGGAAGCGCTGACCGACCAGATGGAACAGGAAGCCGAAGCGCTGTTCGCGCAGATCGATGAGTTCGGCGGCGTCGTGAAGGGCCTCGAAGAAGGCTGGTTCCAGAAGAAGATCGCCGAGAGCGCTTCGCGTCAGCAGTGGGAGATCGAGCAACGCCGTAAACTCGTCGTGGGCGTGAACGAATTCGTCACCGACGAACCCGAACTCACGATCCCGATTCTGCGCATCGGCGAGTACGCCGAGACCGAGCAGCGCGAGCGCTTGGCGGCCCTGCGGGCCTCGCGGGACAACGCGCTGGTCACGGAGCGGCTCGATGCCCTCCGGAACGCGGCACGGGGCACCGAAAACGTGGTGCCCCGCATTCTCGACTGCGCGCGCGCATACTGCACGCTGTACGAAATTCGCGCCGCGCTGGAAGATGTCTTCGGTGCGTACCGCGAGCCGGTGTTCTTCTAG
- a CDS encoding BLUF domain-containing protein — MHTIRLIYTSDAREDLRYRDFITIMDTAAETNRERAITGILCYGGGQFLQALEGERLAVNALYHHIATDPRHSNCQVLSVEEISTRDFAEWSMKIVDWNDAVTAARQTVLLKHSGSRHFDPANMSGQQASAFLREVAAMERLLTD, encoded by the coding sequence GTGCATACAATCCGTCTGATCTATACAAGCGATGCGCGTGAGGACCTGCGCTACCGTGATTTCATCACGATCATGGACACCGCGGCCGAGACGAACCGCGAGCGCGCGATCACCGGCATCCTGTGCTACGGCGGTGGCCAGTTCCTGCAGGCGCTCGAAGGAGAGCGGCTCGCCGTGAACGCGCTGTACCATCACATCGCCACCGATCCGCGACACTCGAACTGCCAAGTGTTGAGCGTCGAGGAGATCAGTACGCGCGACTTCGCGGAATGGTCGATGAAGATCGTGGACTGGAATGACGCCGTCACAGCGGCGCGACAGACGGTGCTCCTCAAACATTCCGGCTCCCGCCACTTCGATCCCGCGAACATGAGCGGTCAGCAGGCGTCGGCGTTTCTGCGCGAAGTCGCCGCGATGGAACGCCTGCTGACCGACTAG
- a CDS encoding class I SAM-dependent methyltransferase: protein MKTTSPWWATHFDAQYLHEYEPLFNLVQDRREVSRLLDVLELPSGARLLDCPCGQGRHAHLLAEAGFDVDGLDYSKPLLEVAKRRGAGKTLRYTQGDMRKLPAKWTGRFDAVLNLFTSFGFFDDPYDDRKVLAQFARVLKPGGVLIWHGGSRDGVMARFLSRDWWSTEDGTVFGQERRFDPLSGFLEITSTWRGPKGDGERTHRIRLYSASELAARMQEVGLVVEQAFDAWTERPLTRKSSEMLLVARKDG, encoded by the coding sequence ATGAAGACGACCAGCCCTTGGTGGGCAACACACTTTGACGCGCAGTACCTCCACGAGTACGAACCCCTGTTCAATCTCGTACAGGATCGTCGCGAGGTATCGCGTCTGCTCGACGTGCTCGAGCTGCCCTCGGGCGCGCGCCTGCTCGACTGCCCCTGCGGTCAGGGGCGCCACGCGCACCTGCTGGCCGAAGCGGGTTTCGATGTCGATGGACTCGACTACTCCAAGCCGCTGCTCGAGGTCGCCAAGCGCCGAGGCGCTGGTAAGACCCTGCGATACACCCAGGGCGACATGCGGAAGTTGCCGGCCAAGTGGACCGGCCGTTTCGATGCCGTGCTCAACCTCTTTACGTCCTTCGGGTTCTTCGACGATCCCTACGATGACCGGAAGGTCCTGGCCCAGTTTGCGCGGGTCCTGAAGCCGGGGGGCGTGCTGATCTGGCACGGCGGCAGTCGTGACGGCGTCATGGCGCGCTTTCTGTCCCGTGACTGGTGGAGCACCGAGGACGGGACCGTGTTCGGTCAGGAACGGCGTTTCGACCCATTGTCGGGCTTCCTTGAGATCACGTCCACCTGGCGCGGTCCAAAGGGAGACGGGGAGCGCACGCACCGCATCCGCCTGTATTCGGCGTCGGAGTTGGCGGCCCGAATGCAGGAGGTCGGTCTGGTGGTCGAGCAGGCGTTCGACGCGTGGACCGAGCGCCCGCTGACACGTAAATCCAGCGAAATGCTGCTGGTGGCGCGTAAGGACGGGTGA
- a CDS encoding cobalamin B12-binding domain-containing protein — MTRPIRVLVAKPGLDGHDRGAKVVAAALRDAGMEVIYTGLHQTPEMIASAAIQEDVDVVGLSILSGAHMTLFPRVRDLLVEAGRDDILLTGGGIIPKEDMDALQQRGVARLFGPGTSTQDLVEYIRDWFASRQQQDA, encoded by the coding sequence ATGACTCGACCGATTCGCGTGCTCGTGGCCAAGCCTGGCCTCGACGGCCATGATCGCGGCGCCAAGGTGGTGGCTGCCGCGCTCCGTGACGCCGGCATGGAAGTGATCTACACCGGTTTGCACCAGACTCCCGAAATGATCGCCTCGGCGGCCATTCAGGAAGACGTGGACGTCGTGGGCCTCTCGATTCTGAGCGGCGCCCATATGACCCTCTTCCCGCGTGTCCGCGACCTCCTCGTTGAGGCAGGACGCGACGATATCCTGCTGACTGGCGGTGGGATCATTCCGAAGGAAGACATGGATGCCCTCCAGCAGCGCGGCGTGGCCCGCCTGTTCGGTCCGGGGACCAGTACGCAGGACCTCGTCGAGTACATCCGCGACTGGTTCGCGTCCCGTCAGCAGCAGGACGCGTGA
- a CDS encoding acyl-CoA carboxylase subunit beta, which yields MSGRLRQLADDVRALEARLRLGGGPDKIEKQHKQGKLTARERVERLADPGTPFLEIGLLVAYDRYEGQAPGAGVITGIAIVDGREVVVVANDATVKAGSWWPETITKILRAQEVAMRCRIPIIYLVDSAGVNLPYQGGVFPGQFGAARIFYYNSIMRRYLRIPQFSAVMGQCVAGGAYLPALSDVILMVKGTSFMGLGGPNLVKGATGQTVDGETLGGAITHTEISGVAHYALDDDTQCLDKLRELVARLPKPFRGVPATYRPPAVPPSALYDVLPADHRMSYDMHAVLKAVLDDGAIDEFQPHLAKEMICGDARIEGIPVGIVANQRGLIKGRAGERPRFGGIIYAESAEKVAYFIERCDRQGLPIVFVQDVSGFMVGPDAEHEGIIRAGARFVEAMACARVPKIVLTVNHASGAGYYAMAGQGFDPDFILSWPTGRMAVMEGEAAVGAVHGPALDAAKKAGVDPSAEVLESAAQMRADYETQLDARYAAARGFVDAICYPEDTRTILALALRAAAQNPGPHLGAFVLPPMPTYGAPVPGTEY from the coding sequence GTGAGCGGGCGGCTACGCCAGCTCGCTGACGACGTTCGCGCGCTGGAAGCCCGCCTCCGACTCGGGGGCGGACCGGACAAGATCGAGAAGCAGCACAAGCAAGGAAAGCTGACCGCCCGCGAACGTGTCGAGCGCCTCGCCGATCCCGGAACGCCGTTCCTCGAGATCGGCCTGCTCGTCGCCTACGACCGCTACGAAGGGCAGGCACCCGGTGCCGGCGTAATCACCGGCATTGCGATCGTCGACGGGCGTGAGGTGGTCGTCGTCGCCAACGACGCGACGGTGAAGGCCGGCTCGTGGTGGCCCGAGACGATCACCAAGATTCTGCGCGCGCAGGAAGTTGCGATGCGCTGCCGGATCCCGATCATCTATCTCGTCGACTCGGCGGGCGTGAACCTGCCGTATCAGGGCGGTGTGTTTCCCGGCCAGTTCGGTGCCGCGCGCATTTTCTACTACAACTCCATCATGCGGCGCTATCTGCGGATTCCGCAGTTCTCCGCAGTGATGGGGCAGTGTGTCGCTGGCGGTGCCTATCTCCCCGCCTTGAGTGATGTGATCCTGATGGTGAAGGGCACGTCGTTCATGGGCTTGGGCGGCCCGAACCTCGTCAAGGGCGCGACCGGGCAGACGGTCGACGGCGAGACGTTGGGCGGCGCGATCACGCATACGGAGATTTCGGGCGTGGCGCACTACGCACTCGACGACGATACGCAGTGCCTCGACAAGCTGCGTGAGCTCGTGGCGCGACTGCCCAAGCCGTTTCGTGGTGTGCCTGCGACGTATCGGCCGCCTGCGGTCCCGCCGTCGGCGCTGTACGACGTGCTGCCGGCCGATCACCGCATGTCATACGACATGCATGCGGTGCTCAAGGCGGTTCTCGATGACGGCGCGATCGACGAGTTCCAGCCGCACTTGGCCAAGGAAATGATCTGCGGCGATGCGCGCATTGAAGGCATTCCGGTGGGCATCGTGGCGAACCAGCGTGGTCTCATCAAGGGGCGCGCCGGCGAACGCCCGCGCTTCGGTGGCATCATTTACGCCGAGAGCGCGGAGAAAGTCGCGTACTTCATCGAGCGCTGTGATCGGCAGGGTCTGCCCATCGTCTTCGTGCAGGACGTCTCGGGCTTCATGGTAGGTCCCGACGCCGAGCACGAAGGTATCATCCGCGCTGGCGCGCGCTTCGTCGAAGCGATGGCCTGCGCGCGCGTGCCCAAGATTGTCCTCACGGTCAATCACGCGAGTGGTGCCGGATACTACGCGATGGCCGGGCAGGGATTCGATCCCGACTTCATCCTCAGCTGGCCGACCGGCCGCATGGCGGTGATGGAGGGCGAAGCGGCCGTTGGTGCGGTGCATGGCCCCGCGCTCGATGCGGCGAAGAAGGCCGGCGTCGATCCGTCAGCGGAAGTGCTCGAGTCGGCCGCACAGATGCGCGCAGACTACGAAACGCAACTCGATGCTCGCTACGCCGCCGCGCGTGGCTTCGTCGATGCGATCTGCTATCCCGAAGACACCCGCACGATATTGGCGCTTGCGCTGCGTGCGGCGGCCCAGAATCCGGGGCCGCATCTCGGTGCCTTCGTTTTGCCCCCCATGCCGACCTACGGCGCGCCGGTTCCCGGCACGGAGTACTGA
- a CDS encoding acyclic terpene utilization AtuA family protein translates to MSDSSRVVRVASGQGFWGDWLEAPRRQVEGGQVDYLMLDYLAEVTMSILQKQKERDPRMGYARDFIGAMESVFPAVAERGVKVIANAGGVNPVACAEALLDAAAKHGVRGKIRIGVVTGDDILARLDDLMAAGHELKNMDTGEPLSTIRDRVMSANAYIGSEPIVEALAQGANVVVIGRSTDTALTMAPLRHEFGWAADDWNKMASGIIAGHILECGAQSSGGNCMHEWRTIPDMANVGYPIAEASEDGTFVITKHAGTGGRVSVPSVSEQLVYEMGDPHAYITPDVVADFTSIQLAPDGENRVRVHGITGGPPTPFLKVSIAYRAGYKAVGSLVYSWPDAMEKAQMADRILRERLDNLGLKFDQVLTEFVGATSTHGALAGDGHDAPEVMFRIGVRGENRADIERFTREIVPLVLNGPPSVTGFAGGRPKVEEIVAYWPALLDKRAVSTAVTIME, encoded by the coding sequence ATGTCTGATTCATCGCGCGTGGTGCGCGTCGCCAGCGGTCAGGGCTTCTGGGGCGATTGGCTCGAAGCCCCTCGTCGCCAGGTGGAAGGTGGTCAGGTCGATTATCTGATGCTCGACTACCTCGCGGAAGTCACGATGTCGATTCTGCAGAAGCAGAAAGAGCGTGATCCCCGAATGGGCTACGCGCGTGACTTCATCGGCGCCATGGAAAGCGTGTTTCCGGCCGTCGCCGAACGTGGCGTGAAGGTCATCGCAAACGCGGGCGGCGTGAATCCCGTGGCATGCGCCGAGGCGCTGCTCGATGCGGCCGCGAAGCACGGCGTGCGCGGCAAGATCCGTATTGGCGTGGTGACGGGCGATGATATTCTCGCCAGGCTCGATGACCTCATGGCCGCCGGCCATGAACTCAAGAACATGGACACCGGTGAGCCACTCTCGACGATTCGCGATCGCGTGATGTCGGCGAACGCATACATCGGATCTGAGCCGATCGTCGAAGCGCTCGCACAGGGTGCGAACGTCGTCGTGATCGGGCGCAGCACCGATACGGCGCTCACGATGGCACCGCTGCGTCATGAATTTGGATGGGCGGCAGACGACTGGAACAAGATGGCCTCTGGCATCATCGCCGGGCACATTCTCGAGTGCGGTGCGCAGTCGTCGGGTGGCAATTGCATGCACGAGTGGCGCACCATCCCCGACATGGCGAACGTCGGCTACCCGATCGCCGAGGCCTCCGAAGACGGCACGTTCGTCATCACGAAGCACGCCGGTACGGGCGGACGCGTGAGCGTGCCGAGCGTGTCCGAGCAGCTGGTGTACGAGATGGGCGATCCGCATGCGTACATCACGCCCGATGTAGTCGCCGATTTCACCAGCATTCAGCTCGCGCCCGATGGTGAGAACCGCGTGCGCGTGCACGGCATCACCGGCGGTCCGCCGACCCCGTTCCTCAAGGTGTCGATCGCGTATCGCGCGGGGTACAAGGCCGTGGGATCGCTGGTGTACTCGTGGCCCGACGCGATGGAGAAGGCGCAGATGGCTGATCGCATTCTCCGCGAACGTCTCGACAATCTCGGACTGAAGTTCGATCAGGTGCTGACGGAGTTTGTCGGCGCCACATCGACGCACGGGGCATTGGCGGGCGACGGCCATGACGCGCCCGAAGTGATGTTCCGCATCGGCGTGCGCGGTGAAAATCGCGCCGACATCGAGCGGTTCACCCGTGAGATCGTGCCGTTGGTGCTGAATGGCCCGCCGAGCGTGACCGGTTTTGCTGGCGGTCGCCCGAAGGTGGAAGAGATTGTGGCCTACTGGCCTGCGCTGCTCGACAAGCGAGCCGTGTCCACCGCCGTCACGATCATGGAGTAA
- a CDS encoding AtuA-related protein, whose protein sequence is MHIRLLDIAHARSGDKGDTANVGVIALKPEWYPTLVTYVTRDRVAQHFSGQINGGVDRFELPNLHALNFLLHGALDGGGTLSLKTDAQGKVYSTALLRMVIDVPDAEAVAAGLPAFA, encoded by the coding sequence ATGCACATTCGCTTGCTCGATATCGCACATGCCCGCAGCGGCGACAAAGGCGACACCGCCAATGTCGGCGTGATTGCGCTCAAGCCCGAGTGGTATCCGACCCTCGTGACGTACGTGACGCGCGACCGCGTAGCGCAGCACTTCTCAGGACAGATCAACGGCGGCGTCGACCGCTTCGAACTGCCCAACCTCCACGCCCTGAACTTTCTGCTGCATGGCGCCCTTGATGGCGGCGGGACGCTGTCGCTCAAGACGGACGCCCAGGGCAAGGTCTACTCGACCGCGCTTCTGCGCATGGTGATCGACGTGCCCGACGCCGAGGCCGTCGCGGCAGGGCTTCCGGCTTTCGCATGA